Proteins co-encoded in one Carassius gibelio isolate Cgi1373 ecotype wild population from Czech Republic chromosome A15, carGib1.2-hapl.c, whole genome shotgun sequence genomic window:
- the mmp28 gene encoding matrix metalloproteinase-28: MEVFVLLSALLCVQSSVSSPVSTAAQAQGFLERYGYLQKENESHSAAEVRSAIRAFQRWSQLPVSGGLDRDTLEKMSSPRCGVQDARGQRVSRVFSGRHLRKKRYAQREEKWHKRHLTYRIMNGPRNLSPSQVHVAVKTAFQLWSNVSGLIFQELQQGPADIRLAFFLGEHNDGTGNAFDGPGGTLAHAFFPFRGEAHFDMSERWTLNGLKGHNLFLVTAHEIGHTLGLVHSPVRHALMSPYYKKMGSNTLLSWDDITAVQQLYGKPPGDSVQQLAGRALRWTMQDWQEEDSKGGSLTPPYCQGLFDAITMDEDGTVLVFQGSRFWMVSNGSVSTPLPLQTRWPQLSLAIEAAAFSPLDSKLYFFKGRRIWRYSGSDLDPGFPMKSSDLGLPNHSDCAFFYHPLGHMVLFRGSRYYVLNLESLSVEPYYPRALHDWKGLPRGLNGALTRPDGKLYFFKEQQYWRFDPGKVRITAAGRWTERLPWIGCQTTSSLQGNDIL, translated from the exons ATGGAGGTGTTTGTGCTGCTGTCAGCGCTGCTGTGTGTCCAGAGCTCCGTCAGTTCTCCGGTCTCCACAGCTGCTCAGGCTCAG ggtTTTCTGGAGCGATATGGATACCTGCAGAAGGAGAATGAATCTCACAGCGCAGCTGAAGTCAGGTCTGCCATCAG AGCGTTTCAGAGGTGGTCTCAGCTGCCCGTCTCTGGAGGTCTGGACAGAGACACTCTGGAGAAGATGAGCTCGCCCCGCTGCGGGGTTCAGGACGCCCGGGGTCAAAGGGTCAGCAGGGTCTTCTCAGGCCGACACCTCCGCAAGAAGCGTTACGCTCAGAGAG AAGAGAAGTGGCACAAACGTCACCTGACATATCGTATCATGAACGGGCCGCGTAATCTGTCTCCTAGTCAAGTGCATGTGGCGGTGAAGACAGCATTCCAGCTCTGGAGTAATGTGTCTGGACTCATCTTCCAGGAGCTCCAGCAGGGTCCTGCTGACATCCGGTTGGCGTTCTTTTTAGGGGAACACAATGATGGGACAGGAAATGCATTTGACGGGCCAG GTGGTACTCTGGCTCATGCGTTTTTCCCTTTCCGTGGTGAAGCTCATTTTGACATGTCTGAACGCTGGACCCTGAACGGTCTCAAAGGACACAACCTGTTCCTGGTGACTGCCCATGAAATAGGCCACACTCTGGGATTGGTGCATTCGCCTGTCCGTCATGCTCTCATGTCACCGTACTATAAGAAGATGGGCTCGAATACACTGCTAAGCTGGGATGATATCACTGCTGTACAACAGCTGTACG gTAAACCACCGGGGGATTCAGTGCAGCAGCTGGCGGGACGGGCTCTGAGATGGACCATGCAGGACTGGCAGGAGGAGGACTCTAAAGGAGGTTCCCTCACACCCCCTTACTGCCAGGGTTTGTTTGATGCCATCACTATGG ATGAGGATGGGACAGTGCTGGTGTTTCAGGGCAGTCGTTTCTGGATGGTGTCTAACGGCAGTGTGAGcactcctcttcctcttcagACACGCTGGCCACAGCTGTCATTGGCTATTGAAGCAGCTGCCTTCTCCCCACTTGACAGCAAACTCTACTTCTTCAAAG GACGGCGGATCTGGCGTTACTCAGGCTCTGATCTGGACCCTGGGTTCCCCATGAAGAGCAGTGATCTGGGTTTGCCGAATCACTCTGACTGTGCCTTCTTCTACCATCCTCTGGGACACATGGTGCTCTTCAGAGGATCCCGCTACTATGTCCTGAACCTGGAGTCTCTCAGCGTGGAGCCGTACTATCCTCGTGCCCTGCATGACTGGAAGGGGCTTCCACGCGGACTCAACGGGGCCTTGACTCGACCGGACGGAAAGCTGTATTTCTTTAAAGAGCAGCAGTACTGGAGGTTTGATCCTGGAAAGGTGCGGATCACTGCAGCTGGACGGTGGACAGAGAGACTTCCGTGGATCGGTTGCCAAACAACTTCATCATTACAGGGTAATGACATACTCTGA